From one Basilea psittacipulmonis DSM 24701 genomic stretch:
- the lepB gene encoding signal peptidase I yields the protein MSWVDVLSIVIFFGTIFCLVVRIIGWKKWRHQEEKDRRGIVNFAYGWTSVFVFLFVCRFILAEPFRIPSASMLPTLEVGDMVLVEHFSYGFRLPVLNTKVIPVSSPKRGDVIIFRYPKDWSTIFIKRVIGEPGDTVAYHKKQLIINGKPLRQEYLGPYINPEQMRSMGNVPAYQYREYLEDGTSYLTLQIPAFTSKLPEHPDFPYAENCTFSGNDFECKVPEGHYFVMGDDRDNSEDSRFWGFVPDKNVAGKAYFIMMNLKGNFKRIGTFD from the coding sequence ATGAGTTGGGTTGATGTACTGTCTATTGTTATTTTCTTTGGAACGATTTTTTGTTTGGTGGTGAGAATCATCGGCTGGAAAAAATGGCGTCATCAAGAAGAAAAAGATCGTCGTGGCATCGTTAATTTTGCTTATGGCTGGACGAGTGTTTTTGTATTCTTGTTTGTATGCCGTTTTATTTTGGCAGAACCTTTCCGTATTCCCTCGGCTTCGATGTTGCCTACACTAGAAGTAGGCGATATGGTGCTAGTCGAGCATTTTAGTTATGGGTTCCGTTTACCCGTATTGAATACAAAAGTGATTCCTGTTAGTTCACCTAAACGTGGGGATGTGATTATTTTTAGATACCCTAAAGATTGGTCAACGATTTTTATCAAACGCGTCATTGGTGAACCAGGAGACACGGTAGCGTATCATAAAAAACAGTTGATTATTAATGGTAAACCTTTGCGTCAAGAGTACTTGGGGCCTTATATTAATCCTGAACAAATGCGTTCAATGGGGAATGTGCCCGCTTACCAATATCGAGAATATTTGGAAGATGGTACTTCTTATTTAACGTTACAGATCCCAGCATTTACCTCTAAATTGCCTGAACACCCTGATTTTCCTTACGCAGAAAATTGTACTTTCTCGGGAAATGATTTTGAATGTAAGGTACCAGAGGGACATTATTTTGTGATGGGAGATGATCGAGATAATAGCGAAGATAGTCGTTTTTGGGGCTTTGTACCCGATAAGAATGTGGCGGGTAAAGCTTACTTTATTATGATGAACTTAAAAGGTAATTTTAAACGAATAGGAACATTTGACTAA
- a CDS encoding amino acid ABC transporter ATP-binding protein codes for MISIKNLNKWYGKFHALKDINLEVSQGEKIIICGPSGSGKSTLIRCINHLETHQEGEIIVDGIPLDNNLKHIENIRKDVGMVFQHFNLFPHLSVLDNLTLGPIWVLKKNKAEAQAIAMKYLERVKIADQAHKFPKQLSGGQQQRVAIARSLCMMPKIMLFDEPTSALDPEMVKEVLDVMEDLAKEGMTMLCVTHEMGFARSVADRVIFMDRGEIIEQNTPDEFFERPQNERTKLFLSQIL; via the coding sequence ATGATAAGTATTAAAAACTTGAATAAGTGGTACGGGAAATTTCATGCATTAAAAGATATTAATCTAGAAGTTTCCCAAGGTGAAAAAATTATTATTTGCGGTCCATCAGGATCAGGCAAATCCACGCTTATTCGTTGTATCAATCACCTAGAAACTCACCAAGAGGGTGAGATTATAGTGGATGGTATTCCATTGGATAATAATCTCAAACACATTGAAAATATCCGTAAAGACGTTGGAATGGTCTTTCAACATTTCAATCTTTTTCCTCATTTAAGTGTGTTAGATAACTTGACCTTGGGTCCTATCTGGGTGTTGAAAAAGAATAAAGCAGAAGCTCAAGCGATCGCCATGAAGTATTTGGAGCGTGTAAAAATCGCTGACCAAGCTCACAAATTTCCTAAACAGTTATCAGGAGGCCAACAACAAAGGGTGGCGATTGCTCGTTCCTTGTGTATGATGCCTAAAATTATGTTATTTGATGAACCTACTTCTGCACTAGATCCCGAAATGGTCAAAGAAGTTCTAGATGTGATGGAAGATTTAGCGAAAGAAGGCATGACGATGTTGTGCGTGACGCATGAAATGGGCTTTGCTAGAAGTGTGGCTGATCGCGTGATCTTTATGGATAGAGGGGAGATTATTGAACAGAACACGCCTGATGAGTTTTTTGAACGCCCTCAAAACGAACGTACGAAATTATTCTTGAGTCAGATTTTATAA
- a CDS encoding amino acid ABC transporter permease, with the protein MSEPFAFKPARNAPKEASGVRYWMRQHLFSSPLNMFLTFLLVWLLLLAIPAVYEWAIAKATWQAANNAACKQGGACWAFISHQYRLILFGLYPYAEQWRPLIASVILLALIGLSAWQKVWSSLRHLLILWTVGLLIVGVLMWGGVLGLSYVPNDLWGGLPLTLILSTFGIIFAFPLGIVLALGRRSEMPIIKVLSVSYIELIRGVPLISMLFMASVMLPLFLPEGVSIDKLLRALIAIVMFAAAYVAEVVRGGLQSIPKGQYEGAESLGLSYWQKMRLVIMPQALAVVIPPLVSIFISIFKDTSLVVIIGVYDLTQATRAALSDPNWQGSSIEAYIFISIIYFAFCYVMSKYSQSLENRLDRGHKAQK; encoded by the coding sequence ATGTCAGAACCATTTGCTTTTAAACCTGCGAGAAACGCTCCAAAAGAGGCTTCTGGAGTTCGTTATTGGATGCGTCAGCATTTATTTTCTTCGCCTTTAAATATGTTTTTAACGTTCTTATTGGTGTGGTTGTTGCTTTTGGCGATACCTGCTGTATATGAATGGGCGATTGCTAAGGCGACTTGGCAAGCTGCTAATAACGCAGCATGTAAGCAAGGCGGCGCGTGCTGGGCATTTATCTCACACCAATATCGTTTGATTTTATTTGGACTTTATCCTTACGCAGAACAGTGGCGTCCTTTGATAGCAAGCGTGATCTTATTAGCATTGATCGGGTTGAGTGCTTGGCAAAAGGTTTGGTCCTCATTACGACATCTCCTTATTTTGTGGACGGTGGGCTTGTTAATCGTTGGCGTGTTGATGTGGGGCGGTGTATTAGGACTCAGTTATGTGCCTAATGATCTTTGGGGAGGATTGCCTTTGACGCTGATTCTCTCTACGTTTGGCATTATATTTGCATTTCCATTAGGGATAGTATTGGCGTTAGGCAGACGATCAGAAATGCCGATCATCAAGGTACTATCTGTATCGTATATTGAGTTAATTCGAGGTGTGCCACTCATTAGTATGTTGTTTATGGCATCGGTCATGTTGCCATTATTTTTGCCAGAGGGTGTCTCGATAGATAAATTGCTAAGAGCGTTAATTGCAATTGTGATGTTCGCGGCCGCTTATGTGGCAGAAGTGGTACGTGGAGGCTTGCAATCTATTCCTAAAGGTCAGTATGAAGGGGCTGAGTCATTGGGCTTGAGTTATTGGCAAAAAATGCGATTGGTGATTATGCCTCAGGCCTTGGCTGTTGTGATTCCGCCATTAGTGAGTATCTTTATTAGTATTTTTAAAGATACGTCTTTAGTGGTGATTATCGGTGTGTATGATTTGACCCAAGCCACACGGGCTGCTTTGTCTGACCCGAATTGGCAAGGCAGTAGTATTGAGGCTTATATTTTCATCTCAATAATTTATTTTGCATTTTGTTATGTGATGTCAAAGTACTCACAATCACTTGAAAATCGCTTGGATCGTGGACATAAGGCACAAAAGTAA
- the recO gene encoding DNA repair protein RecO: MSKKQHTHDIGFMLHAIAWKERSVIANVFTKESGLVTIVAKGAKQAYSVYHDILHSFTPLHISWKGTSELHTLLSVKTAGFIPIDTANLMSAWYCNELILRLLAKEDPHANLFEYYTNTLQLLAEGKNNQALRYFEWHLLTEIGYGFADNEPDFSDEHQVFLWRPVLKNRLDQVLENTLLRTKEVQLQVNQIKRSI, from the coding sequence ATGAGTAAAAAGCAACATACGCATGATATTGGTTTTATGCTTCATGCCATTGCTTGGAAAGAACGTTCAGTGATTGCCAATGTATTTACAAAAGAAAGTGGCTTGGTTACCATTGTAGCGAAAGGTGCCAAACAGGCGTATTCTGTTTACCATGATATTCTTCACTCATTTACGCCATTGCATATTAGCTGGAAAGGTACAAGCGAACTACATACGCTATTATCCGTTAAGACGGCTGGATTTATCCCTATCGATACGGCAAATTTGATGTCAGCGTGGTATTGTAATGAGTTGATTTTAAGATTGCTGGCAAAAGAAGATCCGCATGCTAATTTATTTGAGTATTATACGAATACCTTGCAATTGCTAGCTGAGGGCAAGAATAATCAAGCATTGCGTTATTTTGAATGGCATCTGTTGACCGAAATAGGTTATGGCTTTGCGGATAATGAGCCTGATTTTAGTGATGAACATCAGGTATTTTTATGGCGACCTGTTTTGAAAAACCGTTTGGATCAGGTGTTGGAAAATACTTTGCTGAGAACCAAAGAAGTGCAGTTACAAGTTAACCAGATCAAGCGAAGTATTTAG
- a CDS encoding amino acid ABC transporter permease, producing the protein MSGKNFSWQNPKVRAWVYQIIVLIAVALGVWYLVDNTLHNLSSRRIATGFGFLDQEAGFAIGESVIDFQPSDTYRKAIVVGLLNTIKVSVLGIVLSTIFGVLLGLARLSKNFLLAKLASIYVEVVRNIPLIIQLFFWYVIIIETLPSIRQAWSISNAIFLSNRGLYLPSLSGGSLIPVCVALVIAVLACWVVAGISKKHQNKTGKLLPTVWINLVILCALPVLTYYFSGTDLHWELPHRERFNFVGGWVVTPELTALLLGLVVYTTGLIAEIVRSGISSIDKGQWEAAQSIGLKTRWVLRLVILPLSLRVIIPPLTSTYLNFVKNSSLAIAVGYPDIVAVVNTIMNQTGQAIETVMIIMATYLTVSLAISLLMNWYNKRIELVER; encoded by the coding sequence ATGTCTGGTAAAAATTTTTCTTGGCAAAACCCTAAAGTTCGTGCATGGGTGTATCAGATAATAGTGCTGATAGCCGTTGCATTAGGGGTATGGTATTTAGTAGATAACACATTGCATAACTTGAGTTCTAGGCGAATTGCAACAGGATTTGGATTTTTAGACCAAGAGGCAGGATTTGCGATTGGTGAGTCAGTCATTGATTTTCAGCCCTCCGATACTTATCGTAAAGCGATTGTGGTGGGGTTGTTAAATACCATCAAAGTCTCTGTTCTAGGTATTGTGTTATCCACGATTTTTGGGGTTTTATTAGGATTAGCACGATTATCTAAGAATTTTCTTTTGGCAAAATTAGCTTCGATTTATGTAGAAGTGGTCAGGAATATTCCCCTGATTATTCAGCTGTTCTTTTGGTATGTCATTATCATTGAGACCTTACCTTCGATTCGTCAAGCTTGGTCTATTTCAAATGCCATATTTTTATCGAATCGTGGTTTGTATCTCCCTTCTTTATCAGGAGGATCGCTAATTCCAGTATGCGTGGCCTTGGTAATAGCCGTGTTGGCGTGCTGGGTGGTGGCAGGAATATCGAAAAAACACCAAAATAAAACAGGTAAATTATTACCAACGGTTTGGATAAATCTGGTGATATTATGTGCTTTGCCTGTGTTGACTTATTACTTCTCTGGTACGGATTTACATTGGGAATTACCTCATCGTGAACGATTTAATTTCGTCGGTGGATGGGTGGTTACCCCAGAATTAACCGCCTTATTACTAGGTTTAGTGGTTTACACAACAGGCTTGATCGCTGAAATTGTTCGTTCGGGAATCAGTAGTATTGATAAGGGACAGTGGGAAGCTGCTCAGTCTATCGGTTTAAAAACCAGATGGGTGTTGAGATTAGTCATTCTGCCTTTGTCATTGAGAGTGATTATTCCGCCTTTGACTAGCACATATCTTAATTTTGTCAAAAATAGTTCATTGGCCATCGCCGTAGGTTACCCTGATATTGTGGCCGTTGTTAATACGATTATGAACCAAACTGGCCAAGCGATTGAAACCGTGATGATTATTATGGCGACTTATTTAACGGTAAGTTTGGCCATATCGTTATTGATGAATTGGTATAACAAACGTATTGAGTTGGTGGAGCGATAA
- the mutY gene encoding A/G-specific adenine glycosylase, producing MFAQELVNWQKVFGRHGLPWQGTQDPYKVWLSEIMLQQTQVSTVIPYYERFIKKFPRVQLLAQAKEDEVLSLWAGLGYYARARNLHRAAQEVVSRFGGIFPENIDDLVSLPGIGLSTAHAIASFCFSKHTPIMDGNVKRVFARYYGIKGYDRHFEKVLWQQAWENVDNLPDDFDMPAYTQGLMDLGATICTRTKPKCLTCPFKESCYAHLNNQQTSLPTPKPKKTVPLKEVYMLIVDTGHSVLLEKRKSSGIWGGLWSLPEFEQASQMKAFVQASFSGDAVLQKMAELTHKFSHYTLLIRPFYFSNPTENRLSESVAYDYLQTLSKEDKPHFKYLDWDALETIGLPKPIQDLLSWRVNDTQDVRK from the coding sequence ATGTTTGCACAAGAATTAGTGAACTGGCAGAAAGTATTTGGTCGTCATGGTTTGCCTTGGCAAGGTACTCAAGATCCTTATAAAGTGTGGTTGTCAGAAATTATGTTACAGCAAACACAAGTCAGTACCGTCATACCTTACTATGAGCGATTTATCAAAAAATTTCCTCGTGTTCAGTTACTCGCACAAGCAAAAGAGGATGAGGTTTTAAGCCTTTGGGCAGGGCTGGGATACTATGCCAGAGCAAGAAACTTACATCGAGCAGCCCAAGAAGTCGTCAGCAGATTTGGCGGGATATTTCCAGAAAACATTGATGATTTAGTATCCTTGCCAGGTATTGGTTTGTCCACCGCACACGCCATTGCTTCGTTTTGCTTTTCTAAACATACTCCTATTATGGATGGCAATGTCAAAAGGGTATTTGCTCGTTATTACGGCATTAAAGGATATGATCGCCACTTTGAAAAAGTATTGTGGCAACAGGCTTGGGAGAATGTCGATAATCTACCTGATGATTTTGATATGCCAGCTTATACACAAGGGTTGATGGATTTAGGTGCGACCATTTGCACTCGGACCAAACCAAAATGCTTAACTTGTCCGTTTAAAGAAAGTTGTTATGCTCATTTAAATAATCAGCAAACATCGTTACCGACCCCAAAACCCAAGAAAACAGTGCCTTTGAAAGAAGTGTATATGTTGATTGTCGATACGGGGCATTCGGTGTTGTTGGAAAAACGAAAAAGTTCGGGTATATGGGGAGGGTTATGGTCTTTGCCTGAGTTTGAACAAGCATCACAAATGAAAGCCTTTGTACAAGCTAGTTTTTCTGGTGATGCGGTCTTGCAAAAGATGGCAGAATTGACACATAAATTTAGCCATTACACCTTATTAATTCGTCCCTTTTATTTTTCTAATCCTACGGAAAATAGGCTGTCGGAGTCAGTTGCGTATGATTATCTCCAAACTCTCTCAAAAGAGGATAAACCTCATTTTAAATATCTGGATTGGGATGCATTAGAGACGATAGGGTTGCCTAAACCAATTCAAGATTTGTTGTCGTGGCGTGTGAATGATACGCAAGACGTACGTAAATAG
- a CDS encoding segregation and condensation protein A — MSSVQDELFKVPDSTPDTVDSVAFGRINGEPLFNIPHDLYIPPDALEIFLEAFEGPLDLLLYLIRKQGFDILTIPMAEVTDQYLKYVYQIREHNLELAADYLLMAAQLIDIKARMLLPREKTVGEEEEDDPRADIIRRLLEYEQMKLAAQQLNELPQLGRDYQKASAFMDLEAVERLPQVNAEDLKQTWLEIIKRAQLNKKHQITREQLSVREHMSQILRKLSQVKFIEFSELFMDQIREGAPVAVVVVHFIAMLELAKESLLNITQAQAYAPIYVRLAYHSHATTTNLELV; from the coding sequence GTGTCTTCCGTACAAGACGAGTTATTTAAAGTTCCTGATTCCACCCCCGATACGGTTGATTCCGTTGCTTTTGGCCGAATCAATGGCGAACCTTTATTTAACATTCCTCACGACCTGTATATTCCGCCTGACGCGTTAGAAATTTTTTTAGAAGCCTTTGAGGGACCTCTAGATTTATTGCTTTATCTGATTCGCAAACAAGGTTTCGATATTTTGACCATCCCCATGGCAGAAGTAACGGATCAATACCTCAAGTATGTCTATCAGATTCGCGAGCATAACTTAGAATTAGCCGCTGATTACTTACTGATGGCGGCCCAACTTATCGATATCAAAGCTCGCATGTTACTGCCACGTGAAAAAACGGTTGGCGAAGAAGAGGAAGACGATCCTAGAGCTGATATTATTCGCCGTTTGTTAGAATACGAGCAAATGAAATTAGCCGCCCAACAATTAAACGAACTACCCCAATTAGGTAGAGACTATCAGAAAGCCAGTGCCTTTATGGATCTGGAAGCGGTGGAACGTTTACCTCAAGTGAATGCTGAGGATCTCAAGCAAACTTGGTTAGAGATTATTAAACGTGCTCAGTTAAACAAAAAACACCAAATTACTCGAGAACAATTATCGGTACGCGAGCATATGAGTCAGATTTTAAGAAAACTCAGTCAAGTCAAATTCATTGAGTTTTCAGAGTTATTTATGGATCAGATTCGTGAGGGGGCCCCTGTTGCCGTGGTCGTCGTTCATTTTATTGCCATGTTAGAACTGGCCAAAGAATCTTTATTAAATATCACTCAAGCTCAGGCATACGCCCCTATTTACGTACGTCTTGCGTATCATTCACACGCCACGACAACAAATCTTGAATTGGTTTAG
- the dacB gene encoding D-alanyl-D-alanine carboxypeptidase/D-alanyl-D-alanine endopeptidase, with the protein MKKLLTTIVLSLCGTFSQANSLLEHFPQATISVYAINLEKDKELISISPYSHLHGASTLKIITALHAARTFSPDYRFQTTAYASRKPRNGVLSTSLTVEFVGDPSLKTEQLQRLAKKIREAGIEKITGNLIINVNRYSGHDRAKAWNFSDRGICFAGGNSAAQVNYNCVTATLRPNKKIGELATFETKDEIVQVTNKVRIAPKDSYEKCELNYSNDIGLSFTLSGCLIPSKHPVYLNLAVPDGNLYTAHVLANALKNEGISFRSIKIQETPLPPNLLTIASIKGAKISTLIQQMLANSDNHIAEQLFRNIAYAQTKYSVNYTIATHIEKAFMDSLNLDTVKVDGSGLSYHNRTTAYDLVNVMKAINLEDSRIHLLHLFPTAKQGTLASHKAFQDYPDLIGKTGSIYGANCFVGQFKNKDGDTIIFAYLINNRLMKNKQELENFERDLLTQLNNVENQE; encoded by the coding sequence ATGAAAAAATTATTAACGACTATCGTATTGTCCTTGTGTGGCACTTTTTCTCAAGCTAACTCACTACTTGAACATTTTCCTCAAGCGACAATATCCGTTTATGCTATCAATTTGGAAAAAGACAAAGAGCTCATCTCCATTTCTCCTTACAGTCATTTACACGGTGCATCCACTTTAAAAATTATTACCGCCTTGCACGCAGCACGTACTTTTTCGCCTGACTATCGTTTTCAAACGACTGCTTACGCCTCTCGAAAACCCAGAAATGGCGTATTAAGCACGAGTTTAACGGTGGAATTTGTCGGCGATCCCAGTCTCAAAACTGAACAATTACAAAGACTAGCAAAAAAAATTCGTGAAGCAGGTATTGAAAAAATAACAGGCAATCTCATCATTAATGTCAATCGATATTCAGGCCATGATCGAGCCAAAGCATGGAATTTTTCTGATAGAGGTATTTGTTTTGCAGGTGGCAATAGTGCGGCTCAAGTCAATTACAATTGTGTCACCGCGACTTTACGGCCTAATAAAAAAATAGGTGAATTGGCTACTTTTGAGACCAAAGACGAGATTGTTCAGGTCACCAATAAAGTTCGCATCGCTCCTAAAGATTCATATGAGAAATGTGAACTTAATTATTCAAATGATATTGGTTTATCCTTTACTTTGTCTGGTTGTTTAATCCCTAGCAAACATCCTGTTTATCTTAATCTTGCGGTCCCTGATGGCAATCTTTATACCGCACATGTTTTAGCAAACGCTTTAAAAAACGAAGGCATTTCGTTTAGAAGTATTAAAATTCAAGAAACGCCTTTACCCCCGAATTTACTGACTATCGCTTCAATCAAAGGAGCAAAAATCAGCACATTAATTCAACAGATGCTGGCCAATTCAGACAATCATATTGCTGAACAATTATTTCGCAATATCGCTTATGCTCAAACCAAATACTCGGTTAACTACACTATCGCTACGCATATCGAAAAAGCCTTTATGGACTCTTTGAATCTTGATACGGTAAAAGTAGATGGTAGCGGTTTAAGTTACCACAACCGAACAACGGCTTATGATTTAGTAAACGTTATGAAAGCCATTAATCTTGAAGATTCACGCATTCATTTACTTCATCTTTTCCCCACTGCCAAACAGGGTACATTGGCCAGTCATAAGGCTTTTCAAGACTATCCTGATTTAATCGGCAAAACAGGATCCATCTATGGTGCAAATTGTTTTGTAGGCCAGTTCAAAAATAAAGATGGTGATACGATTATTTTTGCTTATTTGATCAATAATCGTTTGATGAAAAACAAACAAGAATTGGAAAACTTTGAACGTGATCTGCTCACACAGTTAAACAACGTTGAAAATCAGGAATAA
- the rnc gene encoding ribonuclease III translates to MRLDILETKLGYEFQDKALLRRALSHRSYGGNNNERLEFLGDSILSFVMADILYQLMPQHPEGDLTRVRSTLVRQETLVKIAHDLDLPNFVILGEGELKSGGFKRASILADTVEAIIGGVYLDAGDVYVAYQLIKRLFDTYIKSVDMDHVGKDKKSLLQEMTQTFLRGTLPKYEVIRNYGEPHDQTFEVSCKIDELSIYTEGSGSSKRIAEQVAADKAYQMAKEMLKNKKPSKSLRKVKQLTLPVSVAQRDES, encoded by the coding sequence ATGAGACTGGATATACTGGAAACAAAATTAGGCTACGAATTCCAGGATAAAGCACTATTAAGACGTGCTTTATCCCATCGTAGTTATGGTGGTAATAATAACGAAAGATTAGAGTTTTTAGGAGACTCCATTTTAAGTTTTGTGATGGCGGATATTTTGTATCAGCTCATGCCTCAACACCCAGAGGGTGATCTAACTCGTGTGCGTTCAACTTTAGTCAGACAAGAAACTTTGGTGAAGATCGCCCATGACTTAGATCTCCCTAATTTTGTGATTTTAGGCGAGGGGGAGCTAAAAAGTGGTGGCTTTAAACGAGCTTCTATTTTAGCTGATACCGTTGAGGCTATTATTGGCGGTGTTTATTTAGATGCAGGTGATGTCTATGTGGCGTATCAGCTGATTAAACGTTTGTTTGACACGTATATCAAATCTGTCGATATGGATCATGTTGGAAAAGACAAGAAGAGTCTGTTACAAGAAATGACACAGACCTTTTTACGAGGAACCTTGCCTAAATACGAGGTGATTCGTAACTATGGAGAACCCCATGATCAGACCTTTGAAGTTTCCTGCAAGATTGATGAATTAAGTATCTACACAGAGGGTAGTGGTTCGTCTAAACGGATTGCAGAACAAGTTGCTGCAGATAAGGCGTATCAAATGGCTAAAGAAATGCTCAAAAATAAAAAACCAAGCAAATCGTTACGAAAAGTGAAGCAGTTAACACTACCTGTATCGGTTGCCCAAAGGGATGAATCATGA
- a CDS encoding DUF3460 family protein — translation MKPTFISETTKLLNEFKKTHPETEQAQQAGRARLWDKKIDPEQQKEFKEAKVNQKPYVYYNK, via the coding sequence ATGAAACCTACTTTTATTTCCGAAACGACAAAATTACTGAACGAATTCAAAAAAACACATCCTGAAACCGAACAAGCACAGCAAGCTGGTCGTGCTCGTCTTTGGGACAAAAAAATCGATCCTGAACAACAAAAAGAATTTAAAGAAGCTAAGGTTAACCAAAAACCTTACGTTTACTACAACAAATAG
- the era gene encoding GTPase Era, with protein sequence MKKCGYIAMVGRPNVGKSTLTNALIGSKISIVSRKAQTTRHRINAVLTDDQAQFVFVDTPGFQTRHAGAMNKMMNRVVTQTLSDVDVIVHVVEAGKWSKADEEVKDLLPKHAQKPVILVLSKVDALKDKNSLFAFTTDLLEKYPYAAVVPVSAVKQVQLSVLLDEIRKLLPVSDFMFDEDSLTDRSVRFIASEIIREKIFRLVGDELPYACTVTIEQWEETPKGVRIAACVIVERESHKPILLGTGGIHMKRIATEARQDIAKLLEMPVYLEVYIKVRKGWSERESALRELGYE encoded by the coding sequence ATGAAAAAGTGTGGATATATCGCCATGGTAGGGCGACCTAATGTCGGTAAATCGACCTTAACGAACGCCCTAATTGGAAGTAAGATTTCTATCGTTTCTAGAAAAGCACAAACAACGCGTCATCGTATTAACGCAGTGTTAACGGATGATCAGGCTCAGTTTGTATTTGTGGATACGCCAGGTTTCCAAACACGTCATGCAGGTGCCATGAATAAAATGATGAATCGTGTGGTCACCCAGACTTTGTCCGATGTAGATGTTATCGTGCATGTCGTAGAAGCAGGTAAATGGTCAAAAGCGGATGAAGAAGTTAAAGATTTATTGCCGAAACATGCACAAAAACCAGTGATTCTGGTGTTAAGTAAAGTCGATGCATTGAAAGACAAGAATTCATTATTTGCATTTACCACTGACTTATTAGAAAAATATCCCTACGCAGCAGTTGTCCCTGTTAGTGCGGTTAAACAGGTACAGCTTTCCGTTTTATTAGATGAAATACGAAAATTATTACCCGTCTCAGACTTTATGTTTGATGAGGATTCTTTAACCGATCGTTCTGTTCGATTCATCGCATCAGAAATTATTCGTGAAAAGATATTTCGTTTGGTAGGGGATGAGTTGCCATATGCTTGTACCGTGACGATTGAACAGTGGGAAGAAACACCAAAAGGGGTTCGTATTGCGGCGTGTGTGATTGTCGAACGAGAAAGCCACAAGCCGATTTTATTGGGTACAGGTGGTATTCATATGAAACGAATCGCTACTGAAGCCCGACAAGATATTGCCAAACTTTTAGAGATGCCTGTTTATTTGGAAGTATATATAAAGGTTAGAAAAGGATGGTCCGAACGGGAAAGTGCATTACGAGAACTAGGATATGAGTAA